CCTAGATAAAGGGACATGTGAAAACTTAGTACATTCAATTTAGGTTTTGGACACTTAGTTGGATAAACaagtttatttgtaaatttagTCAACATACATAATTGACCTAAAAActtcagtaaattttaaaaccacttgGAAggccatctctataaaaatgattttcccAGGACAGTAACCAGATGTAACCTAACCCAACACCATCTTAATTGGCAGAGGTTCAGTGGGCTGGAGTTTTGTGCTCCTCCCCCCACACCAAGTTTTTATAATACAAATGCCACAAAAAAAGGAACTTCGGTACTGTTTCCTCTTAGCAGAGGAGAAAAACTCAACCTAGTTATGAGACCAACCACACAACACAATGAAAAGCTGCACTAACTAGTTCAGAATATTCGTTAAGATGATGCTGGTGTGAATAACTCGTTTTTTCTAGAGCCCTTATAAATAAAATCCCCCAGTTAGTGTTTGCATTATCAGCTAGAGGGTTAACATGTGGTAGAATGAGGACTTATGCAAGGTATAAATGCACATAGCATTTTACTACAATGAGAACAAGTGCAGTCAGAAGAAAACCAACTGGACTCTAAATTACACACACCTTAATGACAAGACTCCCCACCACTTGTGaatgtaaaacatttaatttaaaaatgttgacactacaatatataaaatagctattataaatgcACATAGTGTATTCTATAGCTGccaggtttacttttttttttttttttttaaaggaaactaaGTTACACTGTGGTTAAGACTTGTATCTTCACCCTTGAAAAAGCCCACATTCTATCACAGTGATGTATGGTCAGACTTAACAGCCCCAATTGTTAAACACTTGGATCAAGTCATAACCAGTTTTATTGCAAAAGGACCCTGTACACATTTATCAACTCTAGTACCTTAATAGCTACCCAACAAGTCATGAACATACAGAAACATGCATCATGAGAAGCAGGAAGTATCACCCATCCCTTCTGCATATTAGCAACTTGTCACTCCTGAGCAACAGTGCTCACATCACTGAGGTCTGTGAACAGTCACTTTTCGCATTCATCCTGAGTGAAAGATGGAATGACTTAAGTACAAATGCAACATATTATAAACAATTTCTtacaaaaaaagtcacaaattaaACCAAAGTATTTTACAGAATTTACTACAAAACGCCATAAAAACTGCCTTCACTTAAGCTCTCTCTCCCCGTATCCGGCGAGCCAACTGGATGTCTTTGGGCATGATGGTGACTCTCTTAGCGTGGATGGCACACAAGTTGGTATCTTCGAACAGACCCACCAGGTACGCTTCGCTAGCCTCCTGTTGAGGACAAGAATCACACTATTAATCCCCCTCGGGCAGCGGAAACCGCCCAGCCCTCCCCCCGCTCCAGGCCTTTGTCTTACCTGCAGCGCACCGATAGCTGCGCTCTGAAACCTCAGGTCGGTTTTGAAATCCTGCGCGATCTCCCTCACCAATCTCTGGAAGGGCAACTTCCGGATGAGCAGCTCGGTCGACTTCTGATAACGACGAATCTCTCGAAGCGCCACGGTCCCGGGCCTGCAGCGAGCAGGGGAGGGGTGAGCGGACGCTGCCGCACAAAGCCGGCCACCGCCGGGCCATTGTTCCCCCGCCCGACCTACCTGTAGCGATGAGGCTTCTTCACCCCGCCGGTAGAGGGAGCGCTTTTCCTGGCGGCTTTCGTGGCCAGCTGTTTGCGGGGGGCTTTCCCACCGGTGGATTTACGAGCAGTCTGCTTGGTTCGGGCCATTTTCTTTCACCTAATTAAGACACCCCGAAGATAAGGCCGCCGCGCTCACCCGGGCCGCCCCACGGGGCTGCGGGGGGAGGAACAGACCCTGGCCCCTCCGCTGGGCCTCCCGCCTCCCCGTGCCCCACCTCGCGGCAGCAGATGGCCGAGGGCCGCCaacctcctccccctcccctaaTGACTCAGGCTGCGAGAAGCGGCAGCCTCCCCCGGGAGGGGGAGCGCGGGGAGGAGTCACTTCCCTCCCTCGACGGGCGGAGGCCCGACTGCCCGGAACCCGGCGTCGGGACCTCTGAATCACCGCCGGGAAAAGGCGGGGACGCAGTTCCGGAACAAAGCCCCAAGGGGAAACCTCCCGGCCCCACACCCGACCCGACGCCAGCTGCCCGAACAGCCCCCGCCGCTCAGCTCCCAACGGCCGCGGCCAGCGGCGCCAACAGTTGGCAGAACCTGAAGCCGCGGGTAAACCCACGAACGCCTACCCCACGCCGAAGTTTCAGGCCACTTCTCCGACCGCAGCGCCGCTTCCGCTGCCCGAGGAAGAGCCGCAGTCGACGAGCGAAGAACCCACAGTGCTCAACGAACGACCAAACCGCTCTGCGCTCCAAGCCCCCTCGACGCCTCCATTTTTATATGCACGCTTCACGCTGCGTCTCTGCGTCATAGAACCCTTCTTTGCATACACCAACGACTTTTTCTATTGGTGGGCGCTTTCGCCGACGCGCTGACATCCCCCGACACAAAGGCCGTGCTTCGGCACTGTTCCATGATTGGTGCATATCTAGGCCGCTGATTGGCTGTTAAAGTGGCCTAATGATTGGATGGATGCAAAGAGGAATGGACGAATCAGAGTTTAGCACTAAACGGCCCTTCTGATTGGATAAAATGGAGCTATGTTTGGATCCTTCCCTTGGTTCCAAAGCTCTGCAATAGAAAGTCAATGCAAATGAATTGCATTGGTCTCTATCAGGATGAGCAGGAGTCTAAACTTACAGGCATCAAGCGAATGCTATGCACGCAGAGAGGCTACTTTAacaaaatttttgtaaatattttccgatgtaaaataaaatgtgttcctTGGATTATTTACCTTTCATAATATTTTGATAGTTAAGTGCGTAGTGTGAGAATTAGAATTCAGTAAATCATGTTATATTATCAAGTATTTCATGTATCATGCACATAGATTTTTAACCAAAAGCAGGTCCCTTGGTGGGGTGGGAAGGGGTAAATAATAGATACAAATAAACatgttaataaattattttagaggaacagtttcatatgtttttaaggtgtcacaaaatatttgatttccaTATGCTTAAACAAGAGGTAACTTACTAAGCAACATGTTACTTGAATTATGTACTTCAACTGAATGAAATGACTACAGCCAAAAGTAAATAGTCCCACTATAGTATTTGCATGTCCATAAAGAATAAACGAAAAATAACTAAACCAGATATGTGCCCTTTTGTTTAATAGCATATCCTGGCAGGTATTACTTCTGAAGAAACATGACAAATGTGTAAATATGCTAATCCCTACCTTTGCCTAAGTAAATGTCTTGGGTAGATTGTAATAGTCAGTTCTTCAGTTGCCTCAAGTATATAAAATACCATAGCAGGCTTAAGGTTAAGACTAGCCAAGCAAAGCCCAGAAAATTGAAATAGAGCCTTGGGCATTCTACTCTATAGTTCTGATGCTGGTTCAACAAATATTctaaactattaaaagaaaaagtagcagATACAGGTATACATAGGTttcaactaaaataatttttttttttttttgagacggagtctgactctgtcgcccaggctggtgtgcagcggcgcgatctcggttcactgcaagctccgcctcctgggtttacaccattctcttgcctcagcctcccagtagctgggactacaggtgcctgccaccatgcctggctaatttttttgtatttttagtagagatggggtttcaccgtgttagccaagatggtctagatctcctgacctcgtgatccaccagccttggtctcccaaagtgctgggattacaggcgtgggccaccgtgcccagccgataattttttttttttttttgaagtggggTCTTGCCCAGTCACCcgtgctagagtgcagtggtgcggtgaccacggctcactgcagttttgacctcctggactcaagcaatccttctgccccagcctcccaaagtgctaggattacaggcatgagccatcatgcctggccttcagAGAATTACAGTACATAAGGACAAATACCTCAATATTGACTTGTCACACCAGTGGTCAAGTatcaaacaatgagaaaaaaatgcacaatTTGAAAAAGTAGCTCAGCTTCATCTCAATCTCTGGTACCAAATTCCTGTCATTAtttcagacttctttttttttttttttttttttgagatggagtcttgctctgttgccaggctggagtgcagtggcgcaatctcagctcagtgcaacctctgcctcctgggttcaagcgattcccctgcttcagcctcccaagtagctgagattataggcatgtgccaccatgcccagctaattttttgtattttagtagagacagggcttcccatgttggccaagatggtctcgatctcctgacctcgtggtctgcctgcctcgtcctcccaaagtgctgggattacaggcgtgagccaccgcgctcagccagcCTTCTTAATCTTAACATGCACATTATGTATTTAATCATCACATACCTAAATTTACTGTGATAACCAACTTTGATTTCTGCCTTTGACTCAAAATTTGAGGTAGGgaaaaattacatgattttatTCATGCCATGCTGAGAAGAGAGACCTAGGTGGATTCTCATGCTTTGTCTTCAAACCTGTGTCAAGCTAAGAAACAGGAGACTGTTTAGACACACATATGAGGCTGTCAAATTCTCTGGGatgcaaacagaaaaataacttgtcatcttttttttttttttttttttttgactttggcCAAGAAGAGGAATGGACTTTCTAAATTGGTGCCCCCTTTGTGTtccacgattttttttttttttttttttttttgagacggagtcttcctctgtcgcctaggctggagtgcagtggcgcgatctcggctcactgcaagctccgcctcccgggttcacaccattctcctgcctcagcctcctgagtagctgggactacaggcgcccaccaccatgcccggctaattttttgtatttttagtagagacagggtttcaccgtgttagccaagatggtctcgatctccggacctcattatccgcccacctcagcctcccaaagtgctgggattacaggcttgagccactgtgcctggctgtgtttCACGATTTTTCTAGGTTATACAGAATCCTGTCATTTCCATGCCTCTGTGTGGATGGACAGTCATTTTCTTTCCAGCTTTGCTAATTATTAGAAACTAAAGCCACCCTGAGAAAAAAGGTACGGATATGCATTTATCCATTTAAGTATGATACGTGGAAacaggaggctgggcgtggtggctcatgcctgtaatcccagctcttgggaggctgaggagggtggattgtgaggtcaggagttcaagaccagcctgaccaacatggtgaaaccccgtctctactaaaactacaaaaattagctgggcgtggtggcacacacctgcaatcccagctactcaggaggctgaggcaggagaattgcttgaacctgggaggcggaggttgcagtgagccgaaatcgcaccacggcactccagcctgggcaacagagcaagactccgtctcaaaaaaaaaaaaggctgtctCTCTCTTACTTGGTAGTCACGCAGGTATGTTTCACTTTTTCCAAATTGGTACAATGGAGGAAAAGCAACACAGGAAAtgaggaagaataaaaaatgtctatacaatgaaaaaaatagcagaagaaaacaaaacaaacaaaacccaacagtGAATGTGATGTAGCCTTATAGGCTACTGTCCTAGTTCCTCTTCTGTTACCAACTTGCTGAGTAACTTTGTgcaagttacttagcttctctggGTTTcggtttcctcttttgtaaattaAGCAGTTTGGATGGTATCATGTCCCAATTCTACCAGTACACACTTATTCTGAAGCTCATGATATACatctattatttaaaatctaGTGCTGTGAACTCTGTTTCTTCAGTCAGATCACACTTGAGTGTTTTGAGGCTAACATAAACCAATTAACTTGCGTTTAATCATAGGATGGAAGCAATATACTACAActtttatttgtccttttgtaatttttcattttcaaacgCCCCTAGTGGCTAAACGATTTAGCCTGTTTAGGAAATACCAGTTTCTCAACTCTGTAATGTGGCTTCTGATGTGAGGGAACTTGGagctaaataaaataagtatgtgtCACTCAAACATTAACGATTTTCCATTAGCCCCACCACCCTTCACCCCTAAGGTTATTTGGAATGTTTCTTCAATGAGATAATCATTTGCTAATGTAATCCCATCTAAGAAAACATAAATCAAAACCAGTGGATTTGAAATAGATTcaatatgaaaaacaaagttaaataacAACTGTTAAAATATCTACGGAGAACATTCTAAAACTCACAGAAACAAATGCCTAGGTCTGGGGCACCTGCCTTATTTTACAAAGTGAAGAACTTTGCTTGACGGGTGGGAAGCAGAGAGGGGAAAGATAATGTTCCAATTAAAAAGGCTGACGTCCAGAGAAGAAAACTAGAGTGGATAAATACGGGCCGCCCTACTCAAACCCAGGCCTTTCCTCTGGACCCTGTGATGCTTCTCAACACTGGCAACTTGTCAGTGTACCTAAGAGACTATTCTAGGCGGAGATTAAATTCGTCCTTGGCCCTTAATGTACTGGAAACAAGTTGGTCAGGCCAGGTGTCAGGCTGAGAAAGCGCAGAAGTCGTGGAGTTCCAGGTGTCGAGGTTGGTAAAGGTAAATGAAGCGCCTCGGCAAAGGCGCGGGAACTGTAGCGTGCGGTGTACCTCCTCCTTAGCAAAGCTTTCTCAATGCCTCTTAGGTTAGACCCGCCGCAGGGATGAAGGGGTTGCTGGCAGATTGCAGGTGCCTGCAGCACAGTGCCCAGAACTAAGAACCGACAATACAGATTCTTAAGCCCTGCTTGGAGGCACTGCTCTGAGAAGGCATTAGAATCGAACCTAGCTGTACTAAGTATAAAGGCAAAGTAGTTATGACACTGTTGGCAGTGAAATTATACTTGGAACTCTTTCGCAGAAGTCGCTAGGGTCTCCCTAGCTCTGGGCCCCTTCTCCTCCAGGCGCTCCAGTTTCATGGAAAGGCTTCCCTATGAAACTGAAAACGCGCTGTTAAGAAGGAGAAACGCGACCGGACTGCAATTCCCAGAAGCCGTCGCAGGCCCTCAGCATCCGGGACACTAGCAGCAGGGATTCCTGGGTATTGTGGTCCCGCGCTTTGCCAGCAACCCTCTGCCGACGGTAAAATTCCAGCCGGACATAGAACCACAACTCCCAGCAACCCCTGCTACCGTGTGGGGGGTCTTCACGTTCTCGTGGCGCGGCGCAGGCGCACTGGGTCCTCGGCGCGGACCGCGCAGACTGAATAATAAAAGGGGAGCGGCGAAGAGGCAGGAAGACAAGACCATGTCGAAGGGCCCCGGGCCCGGCGGCTCCGCAGCTTCCTCGGCGCCCCCGGCCGCTACCGCTCAGGTGCTGCAGGCACAGCCCGAGAAACCGCAGCACTACACGTACGTAGAGCACCCCCCCCCCGCCGCGCGCGCACGCCTGACGTCAGCGGCCAGCGTGAGTCACGCGCGCAGGGAGAGCGCGAGGCGGCCTCTTCCTCCCCCCCTTCCTCCTCCGGCCCGGCCCAGACCGGTTCCAACCTGCTGGGGCCGGTCCCAACCGCCTCCAACTGCCACCAACCTCTGGTCGGGCTGTGGGGCGGGAAACTCGGTCCTGGCCGCCGAGTGGGGAAGGCGGGAGCTCGGGATGCAGAGTGCACTCTCCCTAGGCCAGGCCTTCGAGGCCTAACTGTTCCTCAGACCATAAAACCACAGTAGTAGGCTCCTTTGGGGCAGTGAGAAGTCCAAGACACAACCAAGACGAGTTCCGTGGGGTCCAGCCCCAGAACCCACCTATGAATGATGATTAGCGTGAAGTCCTGTCAGGAGATTCCGTGCATTTTGCACAGGAAGCCTTTTGTGTCCCTAAGGCTCGTAGGTTGTCCACGAGGGCCACCCTTGCTTGAATTCACAGTCGACGTAGATAAACATGCAGAGATGGGAACGTGTCGGTGCGTGCCCATGACCGTTTCCCTCGCGGGCTGTGCGGAGCCTGAGTCTGGGAGCCCGAAGGTGATGGGTTCCAAGTATGTCTGCAGGCTCAGCAGAAATGTGGCATTAGAGGGAGCCCCAAATACTGACACTACAGGAGTCCAGCAAGATGGGAAAACCTCTTGCTGGAAGCCTGCATCTGTGTGCTTTTAGGTCGCTGTCTTCATTTCCTTCAAGCCACATTAAGCATTCATTTCCTAGAGTTAGTTGGTGTGGGAGAAAGATGAATAAGGGGCGGTTTCTCCTGTTAAGCAAAATGTTGCTTTCCATTTTCCCTGATGCTCTGTGAATGCCTCTCATCCCCGTGAGCTCCTGAGTGATGTGCATGTTTAAAAGGATCACCAGCTGCGAGAGGTTTTGGAACCTGGGGGGTTGAGCAGCTCTTAAGTTGTTCAGTGAACGAAGAGCAGAATCATCTGTTGGAGTAGAAAGCACTCAAACCAGTCAGGAGGAACTCTTGTTGTAGAAGACCTTGGGAAACTGTTCTGGGGTTGGGGAACATTGGTTATAGGAAGTGTATGGTTTCTTTGTGGGATTCTCTGTTGTTGGCTGAAATCATTTAAGCTTCTT
This Nomascus leucogenys isolate Asia chromosome 14, Asia_NLE_v1, whole genome shotgun sequence DNA region includes the following protein-coding sequences:
- the LOC100592963 gene encoding histone H3.3, encoding MARTKQTARKSTGGKAPRKQLATKAARKSAPSTGGVKKPHRYRPGTVALREIRRYQKSTELLIRKLPFQRLVREIAQDFKTDLRFQSAAIGALQEASEAYLVGLFEDTNLCAIHAKRVTIMPKDIQLARRIRGERA